A genomic window from Prunus persica cultivar Lovell chromosome G2, Prunus_persica_NCBIv2, whole genome shotgun sequence includes:
- the LOC109946993 gene encoding uncharacterized protein LOC109946993 isoform X1, translated as MMIYYGPSKRMKGSSYYDYWISKRSPSCQYPWLQCLSQKSSNTGNTLYKIVVSRNFKLAVRGLNDKVMQKLESEKQHALTQMKMLPHLVVSSLNDMRDVLKVKKVNEWEGNKISVNYDPNSDEYAQISKIAVDNELEVVPFDHEVEMDRNRNVGNGYGHPEWKR; from the exons ATGATGATTTATTATGGTCCTTCTAAGAGGATGAAGg GGTCAAGTTATTATGACTATTGGATTTCTAAAAGAAGCCCCTCATGTCAGTATCCATGGCTTCAATGTTTATCACAAAAATCGTCTAATACTG GTAACACTCTTTACAAAATTGTGGTTTCCCGAAATTTCAAGCTCGCTGTGAGGGGCTTGAATGATAAGGTCATGCAGAAGCTCGAAAGTGAGAAACAACATGCACTAACCCAAATGAAGATGTTACCACACTTAGTTGTGAGTAGCCTCAATGACATGAGGGATGTTTTGAAAGTAAAGAAAGTGAACGAGTGGGAGGGGAATAAAATTTCGGTGAATTATGACCCTAATTCAGATGAGTACGCTCAAATAAGTAAAATTGCTGTAGACAATGAGCTGGAGGTAGTCCCATTTGATCATGAGGTTGAGATGGATCGCAATAG AAACGTTGGCAACGGCTATGGACACCCTGAATGGAAACGCTGA
- the LOC18787462 gene encoding MDIS1-interacting receptor like kinase 2, whose translation MQGHGRCLKLFLAFALLLLQYTQGGEVDHSQRDTNVTIRCIERERQALLAFKRGLVDKSDDLLSSWGSEAQKQDCCRWVGVSCSKQTGHVLLLDLSNEVVGGYFKFRGKMISPKLIELHHLQHLDLNYINFNGRQFPYFIGSLINLRYLDLSFTKFGGKFPSQVGNLTNLVYLDLSFNSFTNVENLNWLPLLLSLRYLDLSFANLSNVLDWPEAINKLPELTTLTLLNCDLRSPILSTLSYVNSSKSLASVDLSINHLSTSSIFLLLSNYNTSLVHLDLSDNLLAGSIPDVFGNMRSLAHLDLSSNQLEGSLQDLTNLSSLEGLSLSNNQLSGVISGTHFSKLSKLRNLDLSSNSLVLDIHADWIPPFQLHFIQLESCKMGPHFPKWLQTQKNISYLDMSDAGISDILPSWFWSLCRNVEYMDLARNQIRGTFPNLTLEFSYSPEQHLSSNKLEGQIPLVLLNAPYLDLSANKLEGPIPSVLSKASYLDLSSNKLEGPIPSVLLNAPYLNLRSNKLEGSIPSVLSKASFLDLSSNKLEGPIPSVLSKASYLDLSSNKLEGPIPSVLSNVTHLDLSNNKLSGSISFLCSSAAIGLVFLNLSSNNVYGQVSDCWTHLENLVMLDLSYNALSGKIPTTIGFVFRIETLKLRSNIFVGQLPVSLKNCTSLVVIDVGDNKLSGPIPEWLGVSLKNLVILMLSSNHFNGSLPSQLCHLIRIQNLDFSMNNFSGSIPSCLKNLTTLAQKGNSSLRSEHSYATSSYLSRYNYPYVDDATFMWKGGVQTFRSILWLVKRIDLSSNKLTGEIPSEISHLVGLVSLNLSRNQLTGQITKEIENLQSLDSLDLSRNHIDGRIPTSLARIDRLGFLDLSYNNLFGKIPIGTQLQGFDPSFYAGNLQLCGPPLKKMCADEVEKGPSEQTDFINQKDKDELITLGFYISMGLGFAAGFWGVCGTLIFSRSWRYTYLKFLNGLNDWFFVRIALLKRQLKDA comes from the coding sequence ATGCAGGGTCACGGAAGATGCTTGAAACTCTTTCTTGCATTTGCGCTGCTTTTGCTGCAGTACACCCAAGGAGGAGAGGTGGACCACAGTCAGAGGGATACTAACGTTACCATAAGGTGCATAGAGAGGGAAAGGCAAGCACTCCTTGCATTCAAACGTGGCCTGGTGGATAAGTCCGATGATTTACTCTCTTCATGGGGTTCAGAAGCACAAAAACAAGATTGTTGCAGATGGGTGGGAGTCTCTTGTAGCAAACAAACTGGCCATGTTCTTCTACTTGATCTTTCAAACGAAGTTGTAGGCGGCTATTTCAAGTTTCGAGGTAAGATGATTAGTCCTAAACTGATTGAGTTGCACCATTTACAACATTTGGACctcaattatattaatttcaatGGGCGCCAATTTCCATATTTCATTGGTTCTCTAATCAATTTAAGATACCTTGATCTTTCTTTCACTAAGTTTGGAGGCAAGTTTCCAAGTCAGGTCGGAAATCTTACGAACTTGGTGTATCTGGACTTAAGTTTTAATAGCTTTACAAATGTAGAAAATCTCAactggcttcctcttcttttgtcATTAAGATATTTGGACTTGAGTTTCGCGAATCTCAGCAATGTTCTCGATTGGCCGGAAGCCATTAATAAGCTTCCTGAACTAACGACCTTGACATTACTAAACTGTGATCTTCGTTCTCCAATTCTTTCCACTCTTTCTTATGTAAACTCTTCTAAATCTCTTGCTAGCGTTGACCTTTCTATCAACCATTTGAGTACTTCTTCAATATTTCTATTGTTGTCCAACTATAATACCAGCCTTGTACATCTTGACCTCTCGGATAACCTTCTAGCCGGTTCAATTCCTGATGTTTTTGGAAACATGAGATCTCTGGCACATCTTGATCTCTCCTCTAACCAACTTGAAGGGTCATTACAGGATCTTACAAACCTTTCATCTTTGGAAGGCTTGTCTCTGAGTAACAATCAATTAAGCGGAGTAATTTCAGGAACTCATTtctcaaaactctccaaaCTACGGAACTTGGATTTATCTTCTAACTCGCTGGTTTTAGACATCCACGCTGATTGGATTCCTCCTTTCCAATTACACTTCATACAGTTGGAGTCTTGCAAGATGGGTCCGCATTTCCCAAAGTggcttcaaactcaaaaaaatatcTCATACCTTGATATGTCTGATGCCGGAATTTCCGACATCCTTCCAAGTTGGTTTTGGAGTTTATGTCGTAATGTGGAATATATGGATCTCGCACGCAACCAAATTAGAGGTACATTTCCAAATTTGACATTGGAGTTTTCATATTCCCCTGAACAACATCTGAGTTCAAACAAGTTGGAAGGTCAAATCCCTTTAGTTCTATTAAATGCCCCATATCTGGATCTGAGTGCGAACAAGTTGGAAGGTCCAATCCCCTCAGTTCTATCAAAAGCCTCATATCTGGATCTGAGTTCGAACAAGTTGGAAGGTCCAATACCCTCAGTTCTATTAAATGCCCCATATCTGAATCTGAGGTCGAACAAGTTGGAAGGTTCAATCCCCTCAGTTCTATCAAAAGCCTCATTTCTGGATCTGAGTTCGAACAAGTTGGAAGGTCCAATCCCCTCAGTTCTATCAAAAGCCTCATATCTGGATCTGAGTTCGAACAAGTTGGAAGGTCCAATCCCCTCAGTTCTATCAAATGTCACACATCTGGATCTCTCTAATAATAAACTTTCAGGGTCAATTTCATTCTTGTGTTCAAGTGCAGCTATTGGTTTAGTCTTTCTTAACCTCTCAAGCAACAATGTTTATGGACAAGTTTCGGATTGCTGGACACATTTGGAGAATCTAGTCATGCTTGATTTGAGTTACAATGCTTTGTCCGGGAAAATTCCTACAACAATAGGCTTTGTATTTCGGATTGAAACACTCAAATTAAGAAGCAATATATTTGTGGGACAATTGCCTGTGTCGTTGAAGAATTGCACAAGTTTAGTAGTTATTGATGTTGGGGATAATAAATTATCCGGACCAATACCTGAATGGTTAGGGGTTAGCTTAAAGAATTTGGTTATCCTGATGCTTTCGTCTAATCACTTCAATGGAAGCTTGCCCTCACAATTATGCCATCTAATACGAATTCAAAATTTGGATTTCTCTATGAACAACTTCTCTGGAAGCATACCTTCATGCCTTAAAAATTTGACTACTCTAGCTCAGAAAGGAAATTCAAGTCTAAGAAGCGAACATTCATATGCCACGTCTAGTTATCTCAGTAGATATAATTATCCTTATGTCGATGATGCAACCTTCATGTGGAAAGGAGGAGTGCAGACATTCAGAAGTATTTTGTGGCTCGTGAAGAGAATTGATCTGTCAAGCAATAAATTAACAGGGGAGATTCCAAGTGAAATCAGTCATCTTGTTGGGTTGGTTTCTTTAAACCTATCAAGAAACCAATTAACAGGTCAAATAACTAAAGAGATCGAAAACTTGCAGTCACTGGATTCTCTTGATTTGTCAAGAAACCATATAGACGGAAGAATTCCAACAAGCCTTGCTCGGATAGATCGTCTTGGTTTCTTGGACTTGTCATATAACAACTTGTTTGGCAAAATTCCAATCGGAACTCAGCTCCAAGGCTTTGATCCCTCTTTTTATGCTGGGAATCTTCAACTCTGTGGACCTCCACTTAAAAAGATGTGTGCTGATGAAGTGGAAAAAGGTCCAAGTGAGCAAACTGACTTCATCAACCAAAAGGACAAGGATGAGCTAATAACACTGGGATTCTACATTAGTATGGGGCTTGGATTTGCTGCTGGATTTTGGGGAGTTTGCGGCACCTTGATATTTTCAAGGTCATGGAGGTACACATACTTGAAGTTCTTGAATGGTTTAAATGATTGGTTTTTTGTGAGGATAGCTTTGTTGAAGCGGCAATTGAAGGATGCTTAA
- the LOC109946993 gene encoding uncharacterized protein LOC109946993 isoform X2: protein MTWEKYQKCRVRILGKSNLGNTLYKIVVSRNFKLAVRGLNDKVMQKLESEKQHALTQMKMLPHLVVSSLNDMRDVLKVKKVNEWEGNKISVNYDPNSDEYAQISKIAVDNELEVVPFDHEVEMDRNRNVGNGYGHPEWKR from the exons ATGACATGggaaaaataccaaaaatgcCGGGTTAGGATTCTAGGGAAATCCAATTTAG GTAACACTCTTTACAAAATTGTGGTTTCCCGAAATTTCAAGCTCGCTGTGAGGGGCTTGAATGATAAGGTCATGCAGAAGCTCGAAAGTGAGAAACAACATGCACTAACCCAAATGAAGATGTTACCACACTTAGTTGTGAGTAGCCTCAATGACATGAGGGATGTTTTGAAAGTAAAGAAAGTGAACGAGTGGGAGGGGAATAAAATTTCGGTGAATTATGACCCTAATTCAGATGAGTACGCTCAAATAAGTAAAATTGCTGTAGACAATGAGCTGGAGGTAGTCCCATTTGATCATGAGGTTGAGATGGATCGCAATAG AAACGTTGGCAACGGCTATGGACACCCTGAATGGAAACGCTGA
- the LOC18785516 gene encoding uncharacterized protein LOC18785516, with translation MKKPVPLQVCSTFTRLLKVLAPPAPSLPTSIARRLMASNSSADMAMAKNISFSSYARLWDLVEILHGLLLQQGQDTAAQRLHRDPGYKLLHDRVMDLLAEQLKSDIDKLKQHRLRMESELKPPSEDDDKEGCTTLFVTGAAACCTPNNSEDDHTRRSVLLFESLGSRLFPPESDQSEEWELLRKEFLEPLDEHRRRMYFIRKPCVVKKYLEEVKAGGSSIIKPDALLPNDIIRYVKDKDVGEAAELQWKAMVEDMYLKQKQGKEGSGKFKNCLAVCNITDFMGVPIIELAASLGILVSELTEEPAWKQKVISLSPLPDERPLLHSLQVSDLKSKYEFMMRTCISKHNQGVDFQVVCDLILEVAVNENLKAEQMIKKVFVFTDQVRFGGCSTSWKTLYEEMRSKFREQGYGDDAMPHILLWQIYDLGGWMSRIEEPHPGVTLLAGISDTLIKSFLDNGGEIGRHHLMEAAIADEEYQNLCVVD, from the exons ATGAAGAAACCAGTGCCTTTGCAAGTATGTTCAACTTTCACCAGGCTTCTCAAAGTATTGGCTCCTCCTGCTCCTTCACTTCCAACTTCAATAGCTCGAAGATTAATGGCTTCCAACTCCAGCGCTGACATGGCCATGGCCAAGAAcatctccttctcttcctACG CTCGTTTGTGGGACCTTGTCGAGATTCTCCACGGCCTTCTTCTACAACAAGGCCAAGACACTGCGGCGCAGAGGCTCCACCGTGACCCGGGCTATAAGTTATTACACGACCGCGTTATGGATCTCTTGGCGGAGCAGTTGAAGTCTGATATTGACAAATTGAAGCAACACAGGCTAAGGATGGAATCGGAATTGAAACCGCCATCCGAAGATGATGATAAAGAAGGTTGTACAACTCTTTTTGTTACCGGGGCTGCAGCCTGTTGCACTCCCAATAACAGCGAAGACGACCACACCAGACGCTCCGTTTTGCTGTTTGAAAGCCTTGGGAGTAGACTTTTCCCGCCAGAGTCGGATCAATCAGAAGAGTGGGAACTCCTTAGAAAGGAGTTTTTGGAGCCCTTGGACGAGCATCGTCGACGCATGTATTTCATTCGGAAGCCCTGTGTGGTTAAGAAGTATTTGGAGGAGGTGAAAGCAGGCGGCAGCAGCATCATAAAGCCGGATGCACTGCTTCCAAATGATATCATAAGATACGTAAAAGATAAGGATGTCGGCGAGGCAGCTGAGCTTCAGTGGAAGGCAATGGTGGAGGACATGTACCTAAAGCAAAAGCAGGGGAAGGAGGGTTCGGGCAAATTTAAAAACTGCTTGGCAGTTTGTAACATCACCGATTTCATGGGCGTGCCAATCATAGAATTGGCTGCGAGCTTGGGAATTTTGGTGTCTGAACTAACTGAAGAACCGGCATGGAAACAAAAGGTGATCAGTCTCAGTCCATTACCCGATGAGCGGCCGCTGCTGCATTCCTTACAAGTCAGTGATCTCAAGTCCAAGTACGAGTTCATGATGAGGACATGCATCAGCAAGCACAACCAGGGTGTTGATTTTCAGGTGGTGTGTGATTTGATTCTGGAAGTGGCTGTGAATGAGAACTTGAAGGCAGAGCAGATGATCAAGAAGGTGTTTGTGTTCACAGACCAGGTAAGATTTGGTGGCTGCAGCACATCCTGGAAGACTCTGTATGAGGAAATGCGGAGCAAATTTAGGGAGCAAGGGTATGGGGATGATGCGATGCCACACATTTTGCTTTGGCAGATTTACGACTTAGGGGGGTGGATGTCCCGTATAGAAGAACCTCACCCAGGGGTGACACTGTTGGCTGGCATCTCCGACACATTGATTAAGTCCTTCTTGGACAATGGTGGGGAAATTGGCCGACACCATCTCATGGAAGCAGCCATAGCTGACGAAGAGTATCAGAACCTCTGTGTGGTCGACTGA
- the LOC18786444 gene encoding probable LRR receptor-like serine/threonine-protein kinase At4g36180 has product MQGHGRCLKLFLAFALLLLQYTQGGEVDHSQRDTNVTIRCIERERQALLAFKRGLVDKSDDLLSSWGSEAQKQDCCRWVGVSCSNQTGHVLQLDLSNEVVGGYFKFRGKMISPKLIELHHLQHLALPWIDFTGSQFPYFIDSLTNLRYLDLSWTYFQGKFPSQVGNLTNLVYLDLSGNRFTNVENLNWLPLLSSLRYLDLSFTNLNNVFDWPAAINKLPELTNLTLEGCDLPSPILSTLSYINSSKSLTSVDLHSNRLNSTSSIFLWLSNYNTSLVHLALSSNFLAGSIPDVFGNMGSLAHLYLTNNQLEGVDPHSFARLCSLQSLYLSRNNLSGQLSKFVQILFSTCAQNSLEELYLSGNDLVGSLPDLTNLSSLEILNLNNNQLSGVISEIHFSKLSKLQYLDLSSNSLVLDIHADWIPPFQLNYIRLGSCKMGPDFPKWLQTQKDFSYLDISNAGISDIFPSWFWSLCRNVTFMNLTSNQIRGTFANLIVEFSNFPVLDLSSNKLEGPIPLVLSTASYLDLSYNKLSGSISFLCSSAAISLGFLDLSRNNVSGQVPDCLTHLENLVMLDLSYNALSGKIPTTIGSVFRIETLKLRSNRFVGQLPSSLTNCTRLEVVDVGDNKLSGPIPEWLGVSLKNLVILMLSSNHLNGSLPSQLCHLIRIQNLDFSMNNISGRIPPCLNNLTALSQKGHSSLKSTHLYNISTNQGSYFYDYEDDATFMWKGGMRTYKSTLGLVKRIDLSSNKLTGEIPSEITHLVGLVSLNLSRNQLTGQITPEIGKLQSLDSLDLSRNHIYGRIPTSLAGIDRLGFLDLSYNNLSGKIPVGTQLQGFDPSFYVGNLQLCGPPLKKMCADEEERGPSEQSDFINQEDKEELITLGFYISMGLGFIVGFWGVCSTLIFSRSWRYAYLKFLNNLNDWLFVRIALLKRHLRDA; this is encoded by the coding sequence ATGCAGGGTCACGGAAGATGCTTGAAACTCTTTCTTGCATTTGCACTGCTTTTGCTGCAGTACACCCAAGGAGGAGAGGTGGACCACAGTCAGAGGGATACTAACGTTACCATAAGGTGCATAGAGAGGGAAAGGCAAGCACTCCTTGCATTCAAACGTGGCCTGGTGGATAAGTCCGATGATTTACTCTCTTCATGGGGTTCAGAAGCACAAAAACAAGATTGTTGCAGATGGGTGGGAGTCTCTTGTAGCAACCAAACTGGCCATGTTCTTCAACTTGATCTTTCAAACGAAGTTGTAGGCGGCTATTTCAAGTTTCGAGGTAAGATGATTAGTCCTAAACTGATTGAGTTGCACCATTTACAACATTTGGCCCTTCCTTGGATTGATTTCACTGGGAGCCAATTTCCATATTTCATTGATTCTCTAACCAATTTAAGATACCTTGATCTTTCTTGGACTTATTTTCAAGGGAAGTTTCCAAGTCAGGTCGGAAATCTTACGAACTTGGTGTATCTGGACTTAAGCGGTAATCGCTTTACAAATGTGGAAAATCTCAactggcttcctcttctttcgtCGTTAAGATATTTGGACTTGAGTTTCACGAATCTCAACAATGTTTTCGATTGGCCGGCAGCCATTAATAAGCTTCCTGAACTAACAAACTTGACACTAGAGGGATGTGATCTTCCTTCTCCAATTCTTTCCACTCTTTCTTACATAAACTCTTCTAAATCTCTTACTAGCGTTGATCTTCATTCCAACCGTTTGAATAGTACTTCTTCAATATTCCTCTGGTTGTCCAACTATAATACTAGCCTTGTTCATCTTGCCCTCTCTTCTAACTTTCTGGCTGGTTCAATTCCTGATGTTTTTGGAAACATGGGCTCTCTGGCACATCTTTATCTCACTAATAACCAACTTGAAGGAGTGGACCCGCATTCTTTTGCCAGGTTATGTAGTTTGCAATCATTGTATCTCTCCAGGAATAATCTGAGTGGACAACTTTCTAAGTTTGTTCAAATATTATTCTCTACATGTGCTCAAAACTCATTGGAGGAGTTGTATCTCTCTGGGAATGATCTTGTAGGGTCTTTACCCGATCTTACAAACCTTTCATCTTTGGAAATCTTGAATCTTAATAACAATCAATTAAGCGGAGTAATATCAGAAATTCATTTCTCAAAACTCTCTAAATTACAGTATTTAGATTTATCTTCTAACTCGCTAGTTTTAGACATCCATGCTGATTGGATTCCTCCTTTCCAACTGAACTACATACGTTTGGGGTCTTGCAAGATGGGTCCGGATTTCCCAAAGTGGCTTCAAACTCAAAAGGATTTCTCATACCTCGATATTTCTAATGCTGGAATTTCCGACATCTTTCCAAGTTGGTTTTGGAGTTTATGTCGTAATGTGACATTTATGAATCTCACAAGCAACCAAATTAGAGGTACATTTGCAAATTTGATAGtggaattttcaaatttcccTGTACTAGATTTGAGCTCGAACAAGTTGGAAGGTCCAATCCCTTTAGTTCTATCAACAGCCTCATATCTAGATCTCTCTTATAATAAACTTTCAGGGTCAATTTCATTCTTGTGTTCAAGTGCAGCTATTTCTTTAGGCTTTCTTGACCTCTCAAGAAACAATGTTTCTGGACAAGTTCCAGATTGCTTGACACATTTGGAGAATCTAGTCATGCTTGATTTGAGTTACAATGCTTTGTCTGGGAAAATTCCTACAACAATAGGCTCTGTATTTCGGATTGAAACACTCAAATTAAGAAGCAATAGATTTGTGGGACAATTGCCTTCGTCGTTGACGAATTGCACAAGGTTAGAAGTCGTTGATGTTGGGGATAATAAATTATCCGGACCAATACCTGAATGGTTAGGGGTTAGCTTAAAGAATTTGGTTATCTTGATGCTTTCCTCTAATCACTTGAATGGAAGCCTGCCCTCACAATTATGCCATCTAATACGAATTCAAAATTTGGATTTCTCTATGAACAACATCTCTGGAAGAATACCTCCATGCCTCAACAATTTGACTGCTCTGTCTCAGAAAGGACATTCAAGTCTAAAAAGCACACATTTGTATAACATTTCTACTAATCAAGgttcatatttttatgattaTGAAGATGATGCAACTTTCATGTGGAAAGGAGGAATGCGGACATACAAAAGTACTTTGGGGCTTGTGAAGAGAATTGATCTGTCAAGCAATAAATTAACAGGGGAGATTCCAAGTGAAATCACTCATCTTGTTGGGTTGGTTTCTTTAAACCTATCGAGAAACCAATTAACAGGTCAAATAACTCCAGAGATCGGAAAGTTGCAATCACTGGATTCTCTTGATTTGTCAAGAAACCATATATACGGAAGAATTCCAACAAGCCTTGCTGGGATAGATCGTCTTGGTTTCTTGGACTTGTCATATAACAACTTGTCTGGCAAAATTCCAGTCGGGACTCAGCTCCAAGGCTTTGATCCCTCTTTTTATGTTGGGAATCTTCAACTCTGTGGACCTCCACTTAAAAAGATGTGTGCTGATGAAGAGGAAAGAGGTCCAAGTGAGCAGTCTGACTTCATCAACCAAGAGGACAAGGAAGAGCTAATAACACTCGGGTTCTACATTAGTATGGGGCTTGGATTTATTGTTGGATTTTGGGGAGTTTGTAGCACCTTGATATTTTCGAGGTCATGGAGATACGCATACTTGAAGTTCTTGAATAATTTAAATGATTGGCTTTTTGTGAGGATAGCTTTATTGAAGCGGCACTTGAGGGATGCTTAA
- the LOC18787508 gene encoding uncharacterized protein LOC18787508: protein MKKPVPVQVCFTFTRVLKLLAPPPLPLLTRRLMASNCKGDMAKISSISPISSSSSSYGDPCHDLYFHVTSPDHRPDWCFHVTPPELSYEETKQTLQKKHASLNYLKQLLPVAWSHNPLTTLKLIFNLNSISAPEGKCYPEAFSTAALWVHHNHPKTLLCNLPSFTGSGNFASMWDLVEILYGLLLQQGQDADAASQRLHCDPHYKLLHDRVMDFFAEQLKSDICKFKQHKLRMELDPSSEDDDKEDGTSLFVTRAAACCTPNSPEGDQATRAILLFESLGSRLFKPESDQSEEWGLLRKEFLEPLTEYERLLYFIRERSRRSVCVVKKYLEEVKAGGSGSIKPDALLPNDIIRYVKDKNVGEAAELQWKAMLEDMYLKQQKHGEEGLGKFKNCLAVCNITTNFMGERVIELAASLGILVCELSEEPAWKRKVMGLGPLPDQLPQLHSIQGGDLKSKCEFVMRTCSKKCSEGVDFQKVCDLLLEVAVKENLKAEQMIKKVFVFTDNVRFGGCTSSWKALYDETESKLKQQGYAMPHILLWNIYDLGGRMPRVEEPHPGVTLLCGTSNALIKSFLDNGGEIGRRHLMEAAISGKEYQNLCVVD from the coding sequence ATGAAGAAACCAGTACCAGTGCAAGTATGTTTCACTTTCACAAGGGTTCTGAAACTCTTGGCTCCTCCTCCACTTCCACTGCTCACGAGAAGATTAATGGCTTCTAACTGCAAGGGTGACATGGCCAAGATCTCCTCCATCTCCCCtatttcctcctcctcctcttcctacGGTGATCCCTGCCATGATTTATATTTCCACGTGACATCACCAGACCACCGCCCTGATTGGTGTTTCCATGTGACACCACCAGAGTTATCCTATGAAGAAACCAAGCAGACGCTGCAGAAGAAGCATGCCTCCCTTAACTATCTTAAGCAACTGCTGCCGGTGGCCTGGTCTCACAATCCCCTAACCACCCTTAAGCTCATCTTCAATCTCAATTCTATCTCTGCTCCTGAAGGAAAATGTTATCCGGAGGCCTTCTCCACCGCCGCATTGTGGGtccaccacaaccaccccaAGACGCTATTATGCAACCTCCCCTCCTTTACCGGCTCCGGCAATTTCGCTTCTATGTGGGACCTTGTCGAGATTCTCTACGGCCTTCTTCTACAACAAGGCCAAGACGCTGATGCTGCCTCGCAGAGGCTCCACTGTGACCCGCACTACAAGTTGTTACACGACCGGGTTATGGATTTCTTTGCCGAGCAGTTGAAGTCTGACATCTGCAAATTTAAGCAGCACAAGCTGCGGATGGAATTGGACCCGTCATCTGAAGATGATGATAAAGAAGATGGTACTAGTCTTTTTGTTACCAGGGCTGCAGCCTGTTGCACTCCCAACAGCCCGGAAGGAGACCAAGCCACCCGCGCCATTTTGCTGTTTGAAAGCCTTGGGAGTAGACTTTTCAAGCCAGAGTCAGATCAATCGGAAGAGTGGGGACTCCTTAGGAAGGAGTTTTTGGAGCCCTTGACCGAGTATGAGCGACTCTTGTATTTCATTCGAGAGCGCTCTCGCCGCTCTGTCTGTGTGGTTAAGAAGTATTTGGAGGAGGTGAAAGCAGGCGGCAGCGGCAGCATAAAGCCGGATGCATTGCTTCCAAATGATATCATAAGATATGTAAAGGATAAGAATGTCGGCGAAGCAGCTGAGCTTCAGTGGAAGGCAATGCTGGAGGACATGTACCTAAAGCAGCAAAAGCATGGGGAGGAGGGTTTGGGCAAATTTAAAAACTGCTTGGCAGTGTGTAACATCACCACCAATTTCATGGGCGAACGAGTCATAGAATTGGCGGCCAGCTTGGGCATTTTGGTGTGTGAACTTAGTGAAGAGCCGGCATGGAAACGAAAGGTGATGGGTCTCGGTCCATTACCCGATCAGCTGCCGCAGCTGCATTCGATACAAGGCGGTGATCTCAAGTCCAAGTGCGAGTTTGTGATGAGGACATGCAGCAAGAAGTGCAGCGAGGGTGTTGATTTTCAGAAGGTGTGTGATTTGCTTCTGGAAGTGGCTGTGAAAGAGAACTTGAAGGCAGAGCAGATGATCAAGAAGGTGTTTGTGTTCACTGACAACGTAAGATTTGGTGGCTGCACCTCATCTTGGAAGGCTCTGTATGATGaaacagagagcaagcttAAGCAGCAAGGGTACGCGATGCCACACATTTTGCTTTGGAATATTTACGACTTAGGGGGACGGATGCCCCGTGTAGAAGAACCTCATCCAGGGGTGACGCTGTTGTGTGGCACTTCCAACGCATTGATTAAGTCTTTCTTGGACAACGGTGGAGAAATTGGCCGGCGCCATCTCATGGAAGCAGCCATATCTGGCAAAGAGTATCAAAATCTTTGTGTGGTCGACTGA